The genomic interval GTTGTCTGATCcttttcatcatcattattttccttgtatttgtttgcatcttCATCCACATAGACAAAAAACTGAACAAGTCCTGTTTGATGTTGTGACATGACCGTTTGATTCGTTAACGAGAACAACACAAGCAGTACAGTACAGTTCAATTAAAGTACAACACAAGTGTTTGTGCTAttctatgtttgattttcaCTGGACAATATAAATTTTTCTGTGTTTAGTGTTTGAATTGCATAAGTACGGAagataaaatagtaaattacaataatacctttttactattatatatttgttttataattaaaaaaatacagtaatattttatgaaaatcttatcaaattCTACAACGGCCAACAACATAGCAATAAgttaaaaaatcaacataatgttaaaaacatttaatcgacaacaaacaaactttcattACAATCTTAAtcctaaaaaacaaataaatagatagataaataaataaataaaataaaataaaataaatcatgttatcacttttgtaatgtagtagtgtaatttttaattgttaataaagacaattttgtcattaagttgtcttgtacttcgTTAAAATTTTTGTATCGTGGTTTTAGCggtacaaaaaaattaagaaattgtgTTGTACCAATTCGGTGGTTGGTGTTGTACTTTTATCctatttgtaaatcaaacacataacaatataagttgtcctctgTGTTCCTCGAAATCTTCGTATCAAACAGTGATAAAATGGTTAAAAGACTCAGCTTTTCtctgtttattttcatttttgtttgttgtcaGATCAAATTTCTTTGGTACAAGATTTGTGGTATATGATGCCCAACCTCCGCATTCTGGAGTCACAATTTCTAGAAGTCGTCCAACTCGTTTGGTGGGTTCAAAACAAATAGCCCCTAGAGTTCCTGCTGGAAATTATCCTGTTGTACACATTGCTTATGAGTTAAATGTATTGGGATCCAGGTGAGAAGTAACAATATTTATGATACTATTGCTATTGTTCCTTGTTTTACAGCCTTTGGGTTTGATCTGCTGATGAGATTTCTCTCAAAATTGAATTTGTTTAGTTCGAAGAAAGCTGGTCTTATTTTGTTGGTATAAATGCCCTTTTGGTTCCTTATCTATATTAGTATATCCCCTTTAGtccttgaaaaagaaaatgtttgtttttgttgcagcattaatgtttttatttttaataggaTAAAAACTTCTCACATTTTCAATGATTTATAGTATGTTCAAGGACCAAAATGAATCTTTATTAAGTTTAGGGACCAAAGTGCACTTCCacccattttattttttcccttgaACTGTTATTTCTTTTACTGATTTCTCTAGGCTATATTGTGTTGGGTGCTTCTCCTGAAATATCATACTTTATTATATCAATCTCTCAAAGTTTCATAGAGAATGGTCTTCCCATGATTGCAGCTGTCCCTGCTTAAGCTCTTTAAGTGAGACAATATATAGTGTTGAGCACTTGGCTTGTGGATGATAATCTGACTAATTGTGAACTGGTCTTTCTCTTTTTacttgtaataaatatttaacaactAATAAAGTAAATCCACGGTTCCTCTGGGGATTGTTCCTTTCTCTGGCTGAAATTGATTTCGGTAGACCCAATGTAACTTCATGAAGATGAATTATCTTCTATTCTACTCACCTAATGGCCTCAACTAAAGAACTTAACCTTCTGTTTGGTTTTGAAAGCAAGTTGAATCTACTAATCTTGACTATTAATGCTTGGATTAGTCTTTTAAGTTTATCATCTTGCCTTTGTTGGAGATTGCCTATTGAATTCATGCAGTAATGCTTCTTTCATATGTTTATTGAAGTTATTCATGGGAAATATTGCTAAATGATTTTGAATGATTGTATATCTGTAATCACCAGAGGACCTAGGAGAATTCAATGTATTATGAACTCCATTCCAGCCTCTGCAATTGAACCAGGAGGCACAGCTGCTACACCAACTGAGTTGTCCTTTGGCAACCTTGATTCTTTGCCATCAATGCCATCCTCAGGATCCAAGTCATCTTGGACAGAAAATGTATCTGGATCTTTGTTTGCCAAGGACGAAATGTTGGTCCTGAAAAACAAATCTCCTAGGTGGCATGATCAACTTCAGTGTTGGTGTCTAAATTTCAGGGGACGGGTAACAGTTGCATCAGTGAAGAATTTCCAGTTAGTAGCTTCTGATTCAGCTGGTCAGGAGCAAGATATGGTGCTTCTCCAGTTTGGGAAAGTTGGGAAGGACTTGTTCACTATGGATTACCAATATCCAATATCAGCATTTCAGGCTTTTGGGATATGTCTCAGTAGTTTTGACACTAAACTAGCATGCGAGTAAAAGCAAAGGTGCGCGCCTTTTTATCTtcaaactataatttatttgaaagataACTTACTTTAAGTTTGGCATAGTAAAGCTGCGGGATCCTTGGGCAGCACGCTTGGTTTCGTTGCCCGATTCTTTCATAGAAGAAATTCCGCACAGTTAGTCATATAAGATGAATTTTGTCTGCTTCAATTTAGTGAATCTATGGTGTACAGAGATTGATAAGAATTCTCATTCAACATGTTAGTCATTAGGTTAAGTCACGGTGATAATAACTTGAAATATGATATAAGCTAAGTCATTTCACAGAacaaatggaaacaaatatgcatggagaaaataacaaaaatatgccTATAGAGAAGTGTAAATACGAAGATATCATGCCTTTTTTACTTTAGATGTTGGGCAGCAAATAAACTCAAATGCTTCCATATCAATCCTAATAAACAATCCCTTAATCTACATTATTTAGTTCCGTTAGGCAATGGAGGCATCATGCAGCTACATTTATATACCTGCTGTCTGTGGATTTAACATgattgtttcattgtttaatctGATATATTTCTGAAGTTGTTTACCTTTTTATTCTTCACTATTTCTAGATGCtgtttcatcaataaaataccAAGGGAAAGCAAGCTGCAGTTAAGGTTTTGAGGGACAGGGTGGAAACAACTGTTTTGTTGTTGGTTCTTGCCCTAATTGCACATAATTGTGATCCAGAACCATTTGTACACTACAAAGAAAGCTGAGCCTCAAGAACAACAATACACCGAAGCCGTATGTTTCTTTCTGAATgagcatgcttttacatttgttttttaCATGGATGAAGTAGACCTTGTTGTGAATTCCCATTGTGGAATAGATAGAAATTCTCTCATTTGGTTCATGAGTTTTGTATGTGTgagtgtgtttgtttttttctccaaCAATTGTTGGATTTAAAGATTGATTTCAGTGTTGAGTTTGTACATTTGATGAATGAAATTGAGGATATGTTATCCTGGTTATTTGCTCAAAGAATCTGATGTCATTGAAATCAGGTTGTCCGCTTGAAATCAGTCTTTATTCTGAGTTTTGTGATGTTTTGTTTGCTTCCATTAGCATGGCAGTTGGGGCGTTGTCTCTTGGACTTTTGAGCCATATTTTTAAGGAGTAATGCTATATACGTACTCTTTGTtctcttttatttatcaattttatctaatttacACTATTAAGAAATTTCGGCTGAAGTTTGTTGataacttaaaatttataaaaattatattaattttataatattaattttatttaaaataaatgtataGTTGAATATAGGATCAGGTGCAGTCCTCAAGGCTAAACCCAATGAATACGCATCCAAAATAGAAAAAGTAATTTGTCGATATAGTAGtggtaaatataaataaacaggGCCAACACATAGTATAGACCAAGAAGTATTAGCGGTAGGGTATGCATTAGACAACTTTAGGTTAttcttaataaatataaaagaaatcttAGTTAGAACAGATTGTGAAGCTATAGTTAAGTTCTTTGATAATAGaaatatcaaacaaattaaCCAACGTAGGTGGTTAACATTTAAAGATAGGATTTTAAATGGTAATTAGAGAGTAATTTTTGAGCATATTAAGGGAAAAGATAATAGTCTTGCAAATAAATTATCTAGATATATCTTCTTAGaacaagtttttaaaaaacctcCTTAATTTCCAAATTAGTATTTTTAGTTTCTGTATCAGTAGGTATCAATAAAGAATCTCTCCAATAAGATAGCACTGTAAGTGTAGCCCTTTGCTTGTCCATACGCTTAGTGATAGATGGGGATTACAAAACCAGTAAGATCCTCTGTATTTTCACTAATGTAGGAGCAAAGCCTCTTATACCAGACCTTAGTTGGTTCATACGCTTAGCCATAACGGGGATTATAAAACCAATAAGTTCCTCCAAGTTATGTGCTAATGTGACAACTAAGCAACCTTTCCTTTGTAAATTAAAGATTAAATTAAGATATTGATCAGTTTGTATTTTTACAGGATGGAGCAAACTCTACAGGAAAGCTCAACTTTCCCAAGCACAAAAACCCAATtccttaaaaaccaaaacactGGCCTAACCATATACCCATTAGGATCCCCTATGTCATTCAATTTACCTTTGAATCTCATGCTGGACCAACAAGAAAGAAACCACATTGATAACTTATGGGCAAACAATCGTAAcccttttttttccccaaaaattcTTACCTAGTTTTGTGACTACTTCCACTCCAAAAATCTTAAAACCCAACTGAATGATCCAATCTTGCTGCGAAGATCTTTAGATGCATTTCTCGACTTACAACATATAAATCAAATTCTGGCCGGAGAGATAAGTGAtctcaaacaaaaaatagagaaaatcgAAAAAGAATGGGGAAATgatgaaattgaaaaagaaatgttGAAAAAAGAATGGGAAAAAGAAATCATGGCAAAAGAAGCAATCTATGAAAAATTTCCAGGAGCCTTGAGTCCTCTACAAGCAGTTATCATAAAAATCGTTTACTCTGAGAAGCATGCAAGGTGTAAAAACCTAATCGAACTATTACAAGATATGACGACATCAACACTCCTCAGACAAGAAGGActtagtttttgtttaaccAAGTATAAAGGCCAACCTCATCCGGAAGCTCAAACCTGCATATGCCTTGAAGGATTCTCTATAATACATGCTACTGTCAATCTTCTAGAATGGAAAGAAAGTCCTTAGGTTGGCAATATTATTATCACTCCTGATCTCTTATTTGAATATGGCCTATTAAAAAAATCGGTCATCTCTGATGTAAAACAAATGCAATTCCTAACACAGTTCCCATGGAAgctaaaacatattattaactCTATGATAGAGAGTCATCCTAAACACTTTGTGGTACTTGAAATCTTAAGTGTTCCCCAAAGCTATCAAGGCTATCCTGTTCAAGCCCAACACTATATCAGAATCGATCTTGTTTACCATGGAAGACCCAAAGTCTATCAATGGGATGAAAACTCATTTCTTGCCCACCATATCAATATTCCAACAGATGAGAGGTTGAAAAGATGGAGGGCTTATTCTTTAGGAGTTGCACCAAAAAGGTTccaaacttattattttataggAGAACAACTTAATTTGAAGATTTACTCAGCAGTCAGTGCTAGGAATTATAAGTCTCCTATGCAAGGAACTCTCATTACTGAGCCAAATTTGACTAAACACCTGAAAGTTTGCAATGCGGCTAGGTATGAAACTATTGTCGGAGATAACATGATCCATGTCAATGAAGAAGACAATGATTTTCTTGACTATGCTATTGGCGCTTTAGACACAGATGACCTTAATGACATTGATGAAATTGGACAAGCCAATATCGATAATGCAATGAAAACTTGAGGATAAAGCTAACAGAGTATGCTACCTATAGCCTAGCATGTAAACGTGTCCTAGATTCGCTCTTATCCTAAGTTAGAGTCATGTGtcagaaaagaagaaattggtACAAATTCAAAGTAAGCTATGATGCCTACTACTTTGTAATTtttcaacttttccaaaaatacccctTAAGTAAAATAAAGTAAGGGTATTTTGAGTCATGTAAAAAGGTTTGCTTGCCTATATAAGTCTGAGTCTTGTAATATATTAAGTGGAAGTGAATGAATAAAACAATCCTCTTGAGCTATTGTTTGTGAATCCAACCACTCTAAAACAAAGTTAGTGTTCTTTACTTATTAGAATAGAAGTATAAgtagtttattattttagtttgcATAATATTAGGTTCATGATAGCTTAGTTCTCCCTCCCGAAAGGGAAAATGAGGTCTAATAGGAGTAATCCTTGCCAAAGGTTGATGGTAAGCAACCAAGGATAGTCTTTAACCATTGGGTTGGTGAAGATGTCAAATAGTCGCGGTGAAAGGTGATTGGTGAAGTAAGTCTTGCCAGCTGTGAGGTGAAGTATTTTAACTGACCAGTGCCGAACCAGGTTGAACAAATAAGGTATGgtgtttattatattatatattcttaagGCTAAAGGACCAGTGAACAAAGTACCCATTGAGGAAGCTGGCCATTTGAGTGGAAAAGAGTAGCGTAGGTATGATGCCTGAAGGAATATATGGTATGATATGATCATCTAACTTGGTTTTGTAGGCTTGTGACTGAGGCAAAtagtaagaaaaacaaatacctTGGCAAGAAGAGAAAAACTGAAATCTAGTAACATAAGGTTATGGCATCAGAAGTAAGGCATGAATCTAGGAAAGACAGGGAAGGTGTAACGATTATTTCTTTAAGATACTCCTGAGTACTGAgtacaaaattttcataaaaatgatTTACGAAAATAGTTTAATGGTTAAAGTAGTTTTAGTTGCTAAAGTAGTTTTTATTCCTACAAATATAATCTTGAAagctaaaataatttttatctctgcaaaagtaattttagaatttatttcAGTTTCTACTATAAATAATCTAGCTAGTAGGtaaaatagttattattattataagttccCTTGGTTTTGCTACGGCAATAATCCATGGAACTAATAGGATTAATTTTAAGATTTAATCTTTATTTCATTCTGTTTAGTAGAAATTAATCTATGGATATAATagagttatataattatatcagAGATATTTATCATAATAAGTATGCCCAGTATGTTATAGAAATAGATTTACATAATAGCATAAATCTATATTATCAATTAGATTTGTTATACCAAATATTAAGAGAGATTAGGGATAGATATGTGAATTATGGTCCACCTTAAATTATAGCTTAGAATGATACTAGTCTCCCTCCTATAATACCTCATTGACTTTAGGTCGGTAGAAAGACTCCCCCGTCTAAAATTGGTATCAAAGCTATGTTATTTCTTTTagacatacatgataaaatagatttattgaattatatttaaaattagtaaGAAAATACTTAACTAGGCATCATATTAGGATAGAAGACCAGATTAGATACAGATTCGCAGTTTGGTTACTCACCGTAGAAGACTATTTATTACTAAAATTTAGATATATGCATGAGTATGAAGAAAGTGTTCcaataataaaacatgcaaCAGATAATAATGGTAATATTATTGGAAACTGTAGAAGTACAATATATATAAAGGGgtaaagtttaaaaaataatatttaaaattgtacAAAATTTCTAAATGGATGAGtaaaaaggaacaaagaaaAGCTCCAAAATataacaagtaaaaaggaatagAGGGATTAATAGATTTTCTAAATAGCTTTCAAATAACTTTTTTGTATAATGTGTTAGAATTTGTGTCATTTTTCCTCTAATAAACTTTAAACCATAAActctaaagtaaaaaaaaatacagtaaAAACAATAAGCTCAAAACCCTAAACGCTATAATATCTTAAACCCCTTAAACCTTAAAAAACTCTATAGAGTCTAGAGATCTAAGGGCGTGTTTGGTTGGCTTCAAATGGGCCTGAAGTGGCGGAAGTCAGTGTCTGACTTGATAGCTCACTTTGTTTGGTTGGCTTCATTTGTTGGCGAAGTGCCGAAGTCTGACTTCTGAGAACCTCCACTTCCAGCTTTTGACTTCAGGCAAAATAGTTCCGAAGTTGGACTTCGGCCAAAGTTACGTTGCGTGCCGAAGTCCCACTTCCTCACATAATACCACGTGGGGGCTTTTATGGTCACCCACCACTATCATGTTTCCCACCTTCCAATCCTTTTGTCTCCCAGCCACTCTCTAGGGTTTCCCATACCCTTGCCTTTCACTGCTCCGCTCCTCTTCAACTCTCCACCTTCCACTGAGGGTGTTCATCCCCTTGTCCTCGCATACCCTAGTTGTATACCATATCCTCGTTGCCAAGATATCCCGTAAGAACATAGTTTTAACCCGTACATCCTCACTGGTTGTgatgttgtttgtgtttttcaGCGATCTCCTATTCttcttgttgatttgtttggttttccacaaactatttcatttgttcttcagaTCTTCTTATTTCCTTTGGAATCTGCAAAGTATTAATTATGGAGATGTTGTGCTATTCACTCatgcttttatgttttcatgTGTTACATTTTTTTCCTGTGGGATATTGCCGAGATTCACATGTTTTGAAAGGAGTGTATGTCTTATTCTCGACATGTTTTTTTCCCACATATGATTGTTTTCTTCACTGAAAAATCATTttgcttgttcttgtttttcatggatCTTGTGGAATTTTTCCCagtctttttttcttgtgttttacaTAGTTGGTGCTTGTACCTCTCAGGATTGTTGCTTGTTACTCGACGATGCAGCATTTTTTTAACTCTGTATCTCTTGCTTCCC from Dioscorea cayenensis subsp. rotundata cultivar TDr96_F1 chromosome 7, TDr96_F1_v2_PseudoChromosome.rev07_lg8_w22 25.fasta, whole genome shotgun sequence carries:
- the LOC120265500 gene encoding tubby-like F-box protein 3 isoform X1, with the translated sequence MSFKSGGASRSLGHALSSRSSPPVHDDEPSVVVDDAQRSFWASMPPELLRDVLMRIEAEASSWPARQFVVACAGVCKSWRGVVKEIVMTPEVSGRLTLPISVKQPGPRNFPLQCFIRRNRTTRTYHLYLGLTQAALTDSGKFLLAARKYRRPTCTEYIISLNADDMSKGSGTYIGKLRSNFFGTRFVVYDAQPPHSGVTISRSRPTRLVGSKQIAPRVPAGNYPVVHIAYELNVLGSRGPRRIQCIMNSIPASAIEPGGTAATPTELSFGNLDSLPSMPSSGSKSSWTENVSGSLFAKDEMLVLKNKSPRWHDQLQCWCLNFRGRVTVASVKNFQLVASDSAGQEQDMVLLQFGKVGKDLFTMDYQYPISAFQAFGICLSSFDTKLACE
- the LOC120265500 gene encoding tubby-like F-box protein 6 isoform X2 gives rise to the protein MSFKSGGASRSLGHALSSRSSPPVHDDEPSVVVDDAQRSFWASMPPELLRDVLMRIEAEASSWPARQFVVACAGVCKSWRGVVKEIVMTPEVSGRLTLPISVKQPGPRNFPLQCFIRRNRTTRTYHLYLGLTQALTDSGKFLLAARKYRRPTCTEYIISLNADDMSKGSGTYIGKLRSNFFGTRFVVYDAQPPHSGVTISRSRPTRLVGSKQIAPRVPAGNYPVVHIAYELNVLGSRGPRRIQCIMNSIPASAIEPGGTAATPTELSFGNLDSLPSMPSSGSKSSWTENVSGSLFAKDEMLVLKNKSPRWHDQLQCWCLNFRGRVTVASVKNFQLVASDSAGQEQDMVLLQFGKVGKDLFTMDYQYPISAFQAFGICLSSFDTKLACE